From Cotesia glomerata isolate CgM1 linkage group LG2, MPM_Cglom_v2.3, whole genome shotgun sequence, a single genomic window includes:
- the LOC123258804 gene encoding Golgi pH regulator, producing MGLLEDTFVILITQICFFAGGWVFFVKKLFRDYEVHHRLVQLIFSTTFSLSCTMFELIIFEIIGILDSSSRYFHWNVGLYMLLFMVIVVIPFYIAFFIISNVRFVKLNLIRPLTIFIYLCYLYLFWKIGDPFPILNPKKGLLSIEQGVSRIGVIGVTVMALLSGFGAVNYPYSSMTYFMRPVSYADVQAIEKRLLQTMDMILAKKKRIALAKKSEGISKAETRSRLWGMWSPLTSMKEYTENVKKLEQEVSGLEELSRQLFLEAHDIQNARGRLEWAATWQGKYFNFLGYFFSVYCMWKIFISTINIIFDRVGKKDPVTRGIEIAVHWIGFDIDVTFWSQHISFYLVGCIVVTSIRGLLLTLTKFFYAISSSKSSNIIVLILAQIMGMYFVSSVLLMRMNMPAEYRIIVTQVLGDLQFNFYHRWFDVIFLVSALSSIVFLYLAHKQAPSERML from the exons atggGGCTGCTGGAGGATACTTTTGTCATTCTTATCACACAG atttgttTCTTCGCTGGAGGATGggtattttttgttaaaaaattattccgtgaTTATGAAGTTCATCATAGATTGGtacaattgattttttcaacaacaTTTTCACTGTCATGTACAATGTTTGAactgattatttttgaaataatcgGTATTTTAGACTCtag TTCTAGATATTTTCACTGGAATGTTGGACTTTATATGTTACTTTTTATGGTAATTGTTGTAATACCGTTTTACATtgcatttttcattataaGCAACGTCAGATTTG taaaaCTAAACTTGATCCGGCCACTGacgatatttatttatctgtgTTATTTGTACCTATTTTGGAAAATCGGCGACCCGTTTCCAATTTTAAACCCAAAGAAAGGACTATTGTCCATAGAACAAGGTGTTAGTCGGATAGGAGTAATAGGAGTTACTGTAATGGCACTTTTATCTGGTTTTGGGGCTGTAAATTATCCGTACTCATCAATGACATATTTTATGAGACCTGTTTCTTATGCTGACGTGCAAGCTATTGAAAAAAGATTGTTACAGACAATGGATATGATTTTAGCgaagaaaaaaagaatagCTTTGGCGAAAAAAAGTGAGGGAATTTCTAAGGCTGAAACGCGCTCACGTTTGTGGGGAATGTGGTCCCCTTTGACGAGTATGAAGGAATATACAGAGA atgTTAAAAAACTCGAGCAAGAAGTCTCAGGACTGGAAGAATTATCACGACAATTGTTCCTAGAAGCACATGACATACAAAATGCTCGTGGGCGATTAGAATGGGCAGCTACTTGgcaaggaaaatattttaattttcttggttattttttttcagtctacTGCATgtggaaaatatttatt tcgacgattaatataatatttgaCAGAGTGGGAAAAAAAGATCCAGTGACTCGCGGAATTGAAATTGCTGTCCATTGGATAGGTTTTGATATCGACGTAACTTTTTGGTCACAACACATATCTTTTTATCTTGTTGGCTGTATCGTTGTGACGTCCATACGTGGATTATTACTCACACTCACAAag tTTTTCTACGCCATATCTAGCAGCAAATCTTCCAATATTATTGTGTTAATACTCGCCCAAATAAtg gGAATGTACTTTGTATCATCGGTACTTTTAATGAGAATGAACATGCCTGCTGAATACAGAATAATAGTAACACAAGTTTTAGGAGATttgcaatttaatttttatcaccgTTGGTTTGAcgtaatatttttagtatctGCTTTGTcatcaattgtatttttatatctcGCTCATAAACAGGCTCCGAGTGAACGTAtgttgtaa
- the LOC123258800 gene encoding neutral alpha-glucosidase AB produces MASLLELSIGILCVILVVNAVDRTNFKTCDQSSFCRRCRGVQPGKTPYELLRESIDKNDSILHGILFNKDTGKPYILQLTALEDNTFRLFINEKEPLKPRYEVEYALQGAPRHANLQLVETTSDHVTVKSGSNKVILYFSPFKVDLYSDEQLVISTNARGLMRFEHLRTKPAPKPADAEAEEVTEAPQYPGDGAENDQGAWEENFKSFHDSKPRGPEAIALDFSFPDAEHAYGIPQHADSFALKTTKGIDPYRLYNLDVFEYEVNERMALYGAIPVLYAHGKERTSGVFWHNAAETWVDIQSSADSNVFDSIVNLVPGNTKKVSVDTHFMSESGVIDVFFLLGPKPLDAFRQYTLLTGTTPLPQMFSLGYHQSRWNYNDQDDVAQIAEQFDANDIPMDVMWLDIEYTDSKKYFTWDPNKFSNPTKMIQDLTNKHRKLVVIIDPHIKRDSGYFVHRDAEDNGYYVKTAENKDYEGWCWPGSSSYLDFFNPVVRDYFRQQYDLDKFHGTTNDVYIWNDMNEPSVFNGPEVTMPKDLIHYGNWEHRDVHNINGLMFTLVTYEALYKRSGGTLRPFVLTRSHFAGSQRFAAVWTGDNTAEWQHLRISYPMCLSTAVAGMSFCGADVGGFFKNPDAELFIRWNQAGAWLPFFRQHSHIETKRREPWTFNNETTKIVRDAIRMRYSYLPLWYTLFREHEINGSPVIRPMWAHYPSEVKTFSIDDQLLVGDSILVHPVFEPSVTEVNVYFPGEGKDDWYDVETMENYSTPGNVRIPVTLHNIPVFQRSGSIVPRKMRLRRSTVAMKNDPYTLFVIADKSGSASGTLYIDDESSFEYRHGKYVYLKLSFDGKTLSSKYINKLASFSTASWLERVDIANPPQGVKSANLISESTINGSLELNYNSNNNVLIIRKPGVNMGEEWSIELIR; encoded by the exons acgGTGCCGTGGTGTGCAACCTGGTAAAACACCTTATGAACTTTTGCGAGAGTCAATagataaaaatgattcaattttACACggaatattattcaataaagatACCGGAAAGCCATATATATTGCAGTTAACAGCACTTGAAGATAATACATTTAGGCTTTTCATAAATGAAAAAGAACCTTTGAAGCCTCGGTACGAGGTGGAGTATGCTTTGCAAGGAGCTCCAAGACACGCAAACTTGCAGTTAGTGGAGACTACAAGCGACCACGTGACCGTAAAAAGCGGCTCTAACAAAGTAATACTTTACTTCAGTCCATTTAAAGTAGATCTGTACTCCGACGAGCAGCTGGTAATTTCTACAAATGCCCGAGGTCTTATGAGATTCGAGCACTTACGTACTAAGCCGGCTCCGAAGCCAGCGGACGCTGAAGCCGAAGAAGTGACTGAAGCACCGCAGTATCCAGGCGATGGTGCTGAAAACGACCAGGGAGCATGGGAAGAAAACTTCAAGTCCTTCCACGACTCCAAGCCACGTGGACCTGAAGCTATTGCTTTAGATTTCAGTTTCCCTGACGCCGAGCATGCTTACGGAATTCCTCAACACGCCGATTCGTTCGCTCTAAAGACAACCAAAGGCATCGACCCCTACAGGCTGTACAATTTGGACGTCTTCGAGTATGAAGTCAACGAACGCATGGCTCTTTACGGAGCGATACCTGTCCTGTACGCCCACGGTAAAGAACGCACGTCTGGAGTTTTCTGGCATAACGCTGCTGAAACCTGGGTAGACATTCAGTCCAGCGCTGACAGCAACGTCTTTGACAGTATTGTCAATCTGGTGCCTGGTAATACTAAGAAAGTCAGTGTAGACACTCATTTCATGTCTGAATCAGGTGTGATTGATGTATTCTTCCTCTTGGGACCAAAACCACTTGACGCATTCCGTCAATACACTCTTTTAACCGGAACCACTCCATTGCCGCAGATGTTTAGTTTAGGATACCACCAATCTCGCTGGAACTACAATGACCAAGATGACGTCGCCCAAATAGCTGAGCAATTTGACGCCAATGATATTCCCATGGACGTGATGTGGCTGGACATTGAGTACACCGACAGCAAAAAATACTTCACTTGGGACCCCAACAAGTTTTCCAACCCGACAAAAATGATCCAAGATCTCACAAACAAGCACAGAAAATTGGTAGTCATTATCGACCCGCATATCAAGCGCGACAGCGGTTACTTTGTTCACAGAGACGCTGAGGACAATGGATACTATGTCAAGACAGCTGAAAACAAAGATTACGAAGGTTGGTGCTGGCCTGGATCGTCCTCGTACTTGGACTTCTTCAACCCGGTAGTCAGGGATTACTTCAGACAGCAGTATGACCTTGACAAGTTTCATGGTACTACCAATGACGTTTACATTTGGAATGACATGAACGAACCAAGTGTTTTTAACGGTCCTGAGGTGACAATGCCCAAAGATTTGATTCATTATGGCAACTGGGAGCACCGAGATGTTCATAACATCAATGGACTCATGTTCACTCTCGTTACTTACGAAGCATTGTACAAGCGCTCGGGTGGTACTCTGAGACCTTTTGTTCTAACAAGATCCCACTTTGCTGGATCGCAACGTTTCGCTGCTGTCTGGACTGGTGATAACACTGCCGAGTGGCAACACTTGCGTATAAGTTACCCGATGTGTTTGTCAACAGCAGTCGCTGGAATGTCTTTCTGCGGAGCTGACGTTGGTGGGTTCTTTAAAAATCCAGATGCTGAATTGTTTATCCGGTGGAACCAAGCCGGCGCTTGGCTACCATTCTTCCGTCAGCACTCTCACATTGAAACCAAACGACGTGAGCCTTGGACATTTAATAATGAGACTACTAAAATAGTACGTGATGCCATTCGGATGAGGTACTCTTACTTGCCTCTCTGGTACACGCTATTCAGAGAGCATGAGATTAATGGCAGCCCGGTTATACGACCAATGTGGGCGCATTATCCTTCAGAAGTAAAAACTTTCTCAATTGACGACCAATTGCTTGTCGGTGATTCTATTCTAGTACATCCTGTTTTTGAGCCATCTGTTACTGAAGTTAATGTTTACTTCCCGGGTGAAGGGAAAGATGATTGGTATGACGTTGAGACTATGGAGAATTACTCAACTCCGGGTAATGTACGTATACCCGTGACTCTTCACAACATTCCGGTGTTCCAGAGAAGTGGATCTATTGTTCCACGTAAAATGAGACTACGTCGTAGCACTGTGGCTATGAAAAATGATCCCTACACTTTGTTTGTCATCGCAGACAAGTCTGGCTCTGCCTCAGGAACTCTTTATATTGATGATGAGTCCAGCTTTGAATATCGTCATGGAAAATACGTTTATCTTAAATTGTCCTTTGATGGAAAGACACTTTCTTCTAAGTACATCAATAAATTGGCCAGTTTCTCAACAGCCAGTTGGTTGGAACGAGTTGACATTGCTAATCCTCCTCAGGGTGTTAAATCAGCTAATCTTATTTCTGAAA gtACAATAAATGGTAGCTTGGAATTGAATTACAACTCcaataataatgttttaatAATACGTAAACCCGGTGTGAATATGGGTGAAGAGTGGTCAATTGAATTAATACGTTAA